CCACTGTATGCGGTTAGTTCTACGAATCGGGGCCCTTTTTCCTCCATTTCTAGAATTCCACCGTATTTTGGAGTGGACATTATTCCGTTTTTGATTAAAATCCCGTCCACAGTCAAGCTGCACACGGTAGCAATCCCTTTTTTATTTTTATCCTCTGGATGGGCCACTATTTTATAAAAAGGACTGGTACAATACTCGGGATGATCTTTGAAAATTTCGCCCATAATTTCCAGAGATTCTTCTAGATGTTCTTTAGTTACATATGATATATTGGCAATCATATGTCCTTTTTGAGTCTGAGGATCAAAATCGACTTTTTGTATTAAATTCCAGGCCTTTGAAAGTAAAAATTTAACTTTCTGCTCGTTTTCGTCATTAGATGATTTTAAGACACTCTTAAATGATCCAATTTTATTTAGTTCACTGTAATCCATTAAATTTTCAGCTAATTTAATGTTAACCTCAAATCCAGCTTCTTTAGCAGCACAAAGGGGAGCAATTCCTCCAGTCACGGCAATTCCCACCATATTATCTTCTACAGGAACTCCTAGAACAGATTCCCCATCTTCTCCTATTTTGAGCATACCTGAAATTCCAATTTTTTCTAATTTCTGGAACATCTGCTTTGCTATTTCTTTAGAAGAGCTAGGTATAATTCTAAAGTTTGCTGGTATCATTCCCTGACCTTCTCGAACTACATTTAAAACAGAAGTCATTTCTTTAGCAGTAAAAGCTTCTAGTGGGGTCATGGAGGTTTTTTGATAAGCAATTAACTCGGTAAAATGAGTAGGTGTGTAATCTTCCACATTTACAATCCCCCCATACTGGGGAATCACAGGTATTCCTTCATTAAGGAGCATACCATCAATAGTGGTTCCACAAACTGTTTTCAGTAGAACCTCTTTTTGGGAACTTTGTTCATTAATTGTTTCATCGATTTGAACCAGAGGGCTTACACCTATACCTCCTTCGAAAACCTCTTTTATGATATTCAAGGCTTTCTTATCATTAAAACTGGAAGTATTTACCACTACTTTGCCCTTAGCTTTAACTGCATCAAGGGTAGTCTGATAAATCATACTTTCAAATTTTGAGAAAATAAAATCTACTTGATCGTAAATTAGACCTTTTTTCAATTCATTAAGGCCTTTATTGGTTATTTCTCTCCCGGCGTATCCTATACGTTCGGTAAATCCTTTTTCATCCAGGATACGCATGTGATAGCGTACAGCACGTTCCCCTAGGTTATAACCTTTTCTTTTTAATTCTTCAGCGATGGTTTTTGCTCCAAGAACCTCCTCGCGGTCAGCGAGAATCCTTAGAATTTCCATCATCTTTTGATCAGTTTCATTGGGCATTTGATTACCACCCTAATAATGTTAGAGGGGGTCTTATATAAGTCTTATTTAAAATTAACAGGAAATAAAATAATATTAAAATAAAAAATTAAATTATTAGAGATTATATGGTTAGATATTTCTCTAATTCGTATGGGAACACTTGTATTCGGTAGTCATCCCATTCTTTGTGTTTAATGGACATGAACTGTTCGAAAACATGGTCACCAAGTGAAGATTTAACTACTTCATCGGCTTCCAAGGCGTGGTAAGCTTCCCATAGGCTGGATGGTAAAACATCTATTCCCATATCGGTTAACTCAGCACTAGTTTTTCCGAATACATCCACTTCTGTTGGTTCGCCTGGGTCGACTTTATTCTTAATACCGTCCATACCGGCTTCTAAAACAGCAGCAAATGCTAAGTAAGGGTTACATGATGGATCAGGCATTCTTAACTCGACACGAGTACGGTTTCCACGGGATGCAGGGATTCTGACTAAGGTGGATCTGTTTTTGAGACCGTAAGCTACATATACTGGGGCTTCGTATCCTGGAACTAATCTCTTGTAAGAATTTATGGTTGGAGCACATATGGCTGCTAAAGCTTTAGAGTGCTTTAATAGACCACCAGTGAAGTTTATAGCTTCTTCAGACAATTGAGTTTCTGTGTCTGGGTCGTAGAATGCGTTTTCACCGTTTTTGAATAGGGACTGGTTGATGTGCATACCACTTCCATTTTCTCCGAAGAATGGTTTTGGCATGAAGGTTACATAGTGACCCATATTATCTGCTATGGCTTTAATGGCCTGTTTGAAGGTAATTACTGCATCAGCAGTTTTTAAGGCTTTGTCGAACTTGAAATCAATTTCGTGTTGACCCGGAGCTACTTCGTGGTGAGAAACTTCTATATCGAATTTCAATGCTTCCAAGTCCATGACTAATTTTCTTCGGATGTCAGTTCCTTTATCAACAGGTTCTACATCGAAATAAGCACCATCATCATGAGGAATTATATTTCCTTCTTCGTCCTGATCGAGAATAAAGAATTCTGGTTCTGGACCTACATTGTATTCGTATCCGGATTTTTCTACTTTTTCTAGAGCTTTTCTCAATACGTATCGAGGGTCTCCTTCAAAAGGTGTTTTTCCGTCTGGCCAGTATACGTCACAGATAAATCTGCAAACACCCTTCT
Above is a window of Methanobacteriales archaeon HGW-Methanobacteriales-1 DNA encoding:
- the glnA gene encoding type I glutamate--ammonia ligase, which produces MSDKVGQIISKMDECGVKFVRLQFVDIHGIPKNMAVPINKPDQIEDIINDGLLFDGSSVSGFVNINESDLILKPDPETFSTLPWRPEEKGVCRFICDVYWPDGKTPFEGDPRYVLRKALEKVEKSGYEYNVGPEPEFFILDQDEEGNIIPHDDGAYFDVEPVDKGTDIRRKLVMDLEALKFDIEVSHHEVAPGQHEIDFKFDKALKTADAVITFKQAIKAIADNMGHYVTFMPKPFFGENGSGMHINQSLFKNGENAFYDPDTETQLSEEAINFTGGLLKHSKALAAICAPTINSYKRLVPGYEAPVYVAYGLKNRSTLVRIPASRGNRTRVELRMPDPSCNPYLAFAAVLEAGMDGIKNKVDPGEPTEVDVFGKTSAELTDMGIDVLPSSLWEAYHALEADEVVKSSLGDHVFEQFMSIKHKEWDDYRIQVFPYELEKYLTI